Genomic segment of Williamwhitmania sp.:
AAGCATGGAGATGAATCTACAATACAAGCGTATGTAAAGGGGCAAGGTCGAGAAAAAGAATATATAAAGATACACAGTCAGCAACTGTCTTTGTTTTAATACCTCGTCAGCTCTGCTGCGAGGTAGTTTATTAAGGATTCTTGGATTGAGCAGAGTAACAATAGTTTCAGAATAGTTTCTCACCAAATTGATCATGAAGTTAATGAAGAAACATCTGTTGATAGCATCGTCTCAGATAAGTTTGAGTATTATAAGTTTGATACAGATAACTTTGTAAAAGTTGATACACTTGTAATAAA
This window contains:
- a CDS encoding transposase — protein: ITAKEIFRLHPEVKKQLWGGEFWTKGFYVNTVGKHGDESTIQAYVKGQGREKEYIKIHSQQLSLF